In Paralichthys olivaceus isolate ysfri-2021 chromosome 1, ASM2471397v2, whole genome shotgun sequence, the following are encoded in one genomic region:
- the cngb1a gene encoding cyclic nucleotide-gated channel beta-3 isoform X1: MLSWVVKVVPQPPEPPSKKVDEKKEEPVTVPPPVQDPPQVAAPPPVAPPRPVQEKKVTFQDECKNEASKDLKDPEADKSKQEAETAEGNGSQPGMLTWISGALPQPAASPKVSRDSTPATSATEENTTASKPDDEKGMLAWFAQGLEKVVPQPDFKNKELAAAAEVQQAAAAPAELQVNVQRDGDATTDNKPFPPRMMDWIKHGIEKMVPQPEIDVHPKTESNDKTEAPASTEVSPTAKAPPPEPPPPPKPAADTERTSREAEQQPESSREAEQQPNMMGRIFNGIGRMFPQPVQKQDTSCEVQNISIVQQRTDLVLEDVEQDEDAETKNKEKKKKPNRNDSMWLQKEDPEKQVDQQTSSIKKEEGEAVLAQMDERVQQERLEAASVAEDMARKAAEEAVRQLEVEHSAKIVIETLPESIEQLPNILEEENEEDPELQNLQEDSDDSINNRSPVEIKVKEEFIRGTAEEEKKPYECMLVCPAQDDTEATTDVEPASERRDLESPVSQPVTQQPQAPQGSEAAAAAADEGGCGALTLKVEDVDQDVSLGKGLNFPYIITTPEPESAALSVPDVPLSKLSYADENDDELTRTHLRTWPNQGDLLTADDEMRPLSAASVGSVVVQDRLSELVKLFRGRTERQRDRLVDPDESEGESPTASPSKAPPPPPPAEEKKEEAAAEKDEEEEEEEAEFQFELLGLPVKIPKLLKLPPMPDWLRAILEYRFPSSIDPFTDLIYVIWLFFVVAAWNWNVWLIPVRWAFPYQTPENIHLWLLADYTCDFIYITDMLVFQPRLQFVRGGDIVCDKKDMRENYMTTERFKMDVISLFPMEIFYYFTGVNSLLRFPRLMKYMVFSEFNDRMEAVMKKAYIYRVIRTSMYLLYSLHINACLFYWGSDYEGLGSTKWVYNGKGNAYIRCYYFAVKTLITIGGLPDPTTVFEICFQLINYFVGVFAFSIMIGQMRDVVGAATAGENYYRACMDSTVKYMNSYNIPREVQNRIKTWYDYTWKIQGMLDEQELLIQLPTKMRMDIAVDVNYAIVSKVALFQGCDRQMVFDMLTRLKSVVYLPGDFVCKKGEIGREMYIIKQGEVQVVGGPDLQTVFVTIRAGSVFGEISLLAGGGGNRRTANVKAHGFANLFILDKKDLAEILVHYPESQKLLRKKAKKMLTKDKKPDEKEGGKEAVEVIPPRPDTPEMFKAALKVAEQAGIEGTFVKLKKAYKASESTAEGASSISPLPPPSPIHRRSPVPHFLVKDEDDTVAETADSSVVIRMTPRQEGEEVLSVEVLPKEGGKE, from the exons ATGTTGAGCTGGGTGGTTAAAGTCGTTCCTCAGCCTCCTGAGCCTCCATCCAAAAAAGTCgatgagaagaaggaggaaCCAGTCACAGTCCCGCCCCCTGTCCAGGACCCTCCCCAGGTCGCAGCTCCACCTCCTGTTGCCCCCCCACGACCTGTACAA GAGAAGAAAGTGACGTTTCAGGATGAGTGTAAAAACGAAG cttcaAAAGATCTGAAAGATCCAGAAGCTGACAAAtccaaacaggaagcagagacgGCCGAGGGCAACGG CTCTCAGCCCGGCATGTTGACGTGGATCAGCGGAGCTCTGCCTCAACCTGCAGCCTCACCGAAAGTGAGCCGGGACAGCACCCCCGCGACCTCTGCCACG gaggaaaacacaacagcCAG TAAACCTGACGATGA GAAAGGGATGTTGGCCTGGTTCGCTCAGGGTTTGGAGAAAGTTGTTCCTCAGCCTGATTTCAAGAACAAAGAGTTGGCAGCAGCCGCTGAG GTGCAGCAGGCAGCAGCTGCTCCAG CAGAGCTTCAGGTTAATGTGCAACGAGACGGAGACGCCACAACTGATAACAAGCCTTTCCcacccag GATGATGGACTGGATAAAACACGGTATAGAGAAGATGGTTCCTCAGCCAGAGATCGATGTTCACCCAAAGACGGAAAGCAACGACAAGACTGAAGCTCCGGCTTCCACTGAAG TGTCTCCTACAGCTAAAGCTCCACCTCCAGAACCACCACCTCCCCCGAAACCAGCAGCTGACACTGAGAG GACGTCCAgagaagcagagcagcagcctGA GTCGTCCAgagaagcagagcagcagcctAA TATGATGGGCAGGATCTTCAATGGCATCGGTCGCATGTTTCCTCAACCTGTACAGAAGCAG GACACAAGCTGTGAAGTGCAGAACA TTAGCATCGTGCAGCAGAGGACAGACCTGGTGCTGGAGGACGTAGAACAAGACGAGGACGCAGAGACaaagaacaaagagaagaagaag AAACCCAACAGAAATGATTCCATGTGGCTGCAGAAAGAGGATCCAGAGAAGCAGGTGGATCAACAAACTTCCAGCATCaagaaggaggaaggagaagcagTTCTCGCTCAGATGGATGAACG AGTGCAGCAGGAGCGTCTGGAGGCGGCCAGTGTCGCAGAGGACATGGCCAGGAAGGCAGCGGAGGAGGCAGTCCGCCAGCTGGAGGTGGAGCATTCAGCTAAGATCGTGATAGAAACACTGCCAGAGTCCATCGAGCA ACTGCCCAACATcctggaggaggaaaatgaggaAGACCCTGA GTTGCAGAACCTGCAGGAGGACAGTGACGACAGCATAAACAATAGGAGTCCGGTGGAAATTAAAGTAAAGGAGGAATTTATCAGAGGCActgctgaggaagaaaaaaaaccttatgA GTGCATGCTCGTCTGTCCAGCTCAAGATGATACAGAGGCTACGACAGATGTGGAACCAGCGTCGGAGAGGAGAGACCTGGAGAGTCCCGTCTCACAGCCAGTCACCCAGCAGCCACAAGCTCCACAG ggcagtgaagcagcagcagcagcagcagatgaaggtGGATGTGGAG CCCTGACGCTGAAGGTGGAGGATGTGGATCAGGATGTGAGCCTGGGAAAAGGCCTGAACTTCCCTTATATTATCACAACCCCAGAACCAGAGTCCGCTGCCCTGAGTGTCCCTGACGTGCCGCTGTCCAAACTCAG TTATGCAGATGAGAATGACGATGAACTGACGAGGACTCATCTCAGGACTTGGCCCAATCAGGGAGACCTACTGACTGCAGATGACGA GATGCGTCCTCTGTCAGCTGCCAGCGTCGGCAGTGTCGTGGTCCAGGATCGTCTGAGCGAGCTCGTCAAGCTGTTCAGAGGTCGAACTGAGCGTCAGAGAGACCGGCTGGTGGACCCGGACGAGTCGGAGGGAGAAAGTCCAACAGCCT CCCCGAGCAAagctccacctccccctcctccagcagaggagaagaaggaagaagctgcagcagaaaaagatgaagaagaagaagaggaagaagcggAGTTCCAGTTTGAACTTCTGGGACTCCCAGTAAAAATTCCCAAACTGCTCAAACTTCCCCCGATGCCCGACTGGCTCCGAGCCATCCTGGAGTATCGCTTCCCCTCCAGCATTGACCCGTTCACCG ACCTGATCTATGTGATCTGGCTGTTCTTCGTGGTGGCAGCGTGGAACTGGAACGTGTGGCTGATCCCGGTCCGCTGGGCGTTCCCCTACCAAACCCCCGAGAACATCCACCTGTGGCTGCTGGCCGACTACACCTGCGACTTCATCTACATCACAGACATGCTGGTGTTCCAGCCCAGACTGCAGTTCGTCCGCGGAGGAGACATCGTG TGTGATAAAAAGGACATGAGAGAAAACTACATGACGACCGAAAGATTTAAG ATGGACGTCATCAGTCTGTTTCCCATGGAGATATTTTACTATTTCACAGGCGTTAACTCTCTGCTGAGGTTCCCTCGTCTGATGAAG TACATGGTTTTCTCTGAGTTCAACGACAGAATGGAAGCTGTGATGAAGAAAGCCTACATCTACAG ggtgatCCGAACCTCCATGTACCTGTTGTACTCTCTGCACATAAACGCCTGTCTCTTCTACTGGGGTTCGGACTACGAGGGATTAGGATCCACTAAATGGGTTTATAATGGAAAAGGAAATGC GTACATCCGTTGTTACTACTTTGCCGTGAAGACGCTGATCACCATCGGAGGTCTGCCCGACCCCACCACCGTGTTTGAGATCTGCTTCCAACTCATTAACTACTTTGTGGGCGTCTTTGCTTTTTCTATCATGATCGGTCAG ATGAGAGATGTCGTGGGAGCAGCCACCGCCGGTGAGAACTATTACCGGGCCTGTATGGACAGCACCGTTAAGTACATGAACTCGTACAACATCCCCCGAGAGGTTCAGAACCGCATCAAGACCTGGTACGACTACACCTGGAAGATCCAGGGTATGCTGG ACGAACAGGAGCTGCTGATTCAACTTCCTACAAAGATGAGAATGGACATCGCTGTGGACGTCAACTACGCCATCGTCAGTAAAGTCGCCCTGTTTCAG GGCTGTGACAGACAGATGGTGTTCGACATGTTGACGAGGCTCAAGTCCGTCGTTTACCTGCCCGGAGACTTTGTCTGTAAAAAG ggggAGATTGGCAGGGAGATGTACATCATTAAACAGGGGGAGGTCCAGGTGGTGGGCGGCCCTGACCTACAGACTGTGTTTGTCACCATCAGAGCCGGCTCGGTGTTCGGAGAAATCAG tttgTTGGCGGGAGGTGGAGGGAACAGACGTACTGCCAACGTAAAAGCCCACGGATTCGCGAACCTCTTCATCCTGGACAAGAAGGACCTTGCAGAGATCCTCGTTCACTACCCAGAGTCCCAGAAGCTGCTCCGCAAGAAGGCGAA gaagATGTTAACGAAGGACAAGAAGCCGGATGAGAAGGAGGGAGGTAAAGAGGCGGTGGAGGTCATCCCACCACGACCAGACACCCCCGAGATGTTCAAGGCGGCGCTGAAGGTGGCGGAGCAGGCGGGGATAGAGGGAACCTTCGTCAAACTGAAGAAGGCCTACAAAGCCTCTGAGAGCACAGCAGAG GGtgcctcctccatctctcccctccCGCCTCCCTCGCCGATTCACCGGCGCTCTCCTGTTCCTCACTTCCTGGTTAAGGACGAGGACGACACGGTGGCGGAGACAGCTGACAGCTCTGTCGTCATCCGGATGACGCCGCGACAGGAAGGCGAGGAGGTGCTGTCCGTGGAGGTGCTGCCcaaggagggaggaaaggagtgA
- the cngb1a gene encoding cyclic nucleotide-gated channel beta-3 isoform X5 gives MLSWVVKVVPQPPEPPSKKVDEKKEEPVTVPPPVQDPPQVAAPPPVAPPRPVQEKKVTFQDECKNEASKDLKDPEADKSKQEAETAEGNGSQPGMLTWISGALPQPAASPKVSRDSTPATSATEENTTARKGMLAWFAQGLEKVVPQPDFKNKELAAAAEVQQAAAAPELQVNVQRDGDATTDNKPFPPRMMDWIKHGIEKMVPQPEIDVHPKTESNDKTEAPASTEVSPTAKAPPPEPPPPPKPAADTERTSREAEQQPESSREAEQQPNMMGRIFNGIGRMFPQPVQKQDTSCEVQNISIVQQRTDLVLEDVEQDEDAETKNKEKKKKPNRNDSMWLQKEDPEKQVDQQTSSIKKEEGEAVLAQMDERVQQERLEAASVAEDMARKAAEEAVRQLEVEHSAKIVIETLPESIEQLPNILEEENEEDPELQNLQEDSDDSINNRSPVEIKVKEEFIRGTAEEEKKPYECMLVCPAQDDTEATTDVEPASERRDLESPVSQPVTQQPQAPQGSEAAAAAADEGGCGALTLKVEDVDQDVSLGKGLNFPYIITTPEPESAALSVPDVPLSKLSYADENDDELTRTHLRTWPNQGDLLTADDEMRPLSAASVGSVVVQDRLSELVKLFRGRTERQRDRLVDPDESEGESPTASPSKAPPPPPPAEEKKEEAAAEKDEEEEEEEAEFQFELLGLPVKIPKLLKLPPMPDWLRAILEYRFPSSIDPFTDLIYVIWLFFVVAAWNWNVWLIPVRWAFPYQTPENIHLWLLADYTCDFIYITDMLVFQPRLQFVRGGDIVCDKKDMRENYMTTERFKMDVISLFPMEIFYYFTGVNSLLRFPRLMKYMVFSEFNDRMEAVMKKAYIYRVIRTSMYLLYSLHINACLFYWGSDYEGLGSTKWVYNGKGNAYIRCYYFAVKTLITIGGLPDPTTVFEICFQLINYFVGVFAFSIMIGQMRDVVGAATAGENYYRACMDSTVKYMNSYNIPREVQNRIKTWYDYTWKIQGMLDEQELLIQLPTKMRMDIAVDVNYAIVSKVALFQGCDRQMVFDMLTRLKSVVYLPGDFVCKKGEIGREMYIIKQGEVQVVGGPDLQTVFVTIRAGSVFGEISLLAGGGGNRRTANVKAHGFANLFILDKKDLAEILVHYPESQKLLRKKAKKMLTKDKKPDEKEGGKEAVEVIPPRPDTPEMFKAALKVAEQAGIEGTFVKLKKAYKASESTAEGASSISPLPPPSPIHRRSPVPHFLVKDEDDTVAETADSSVVIRMTPRQEGEEVLSVEVLPKEGGKE, from the exons ATGTTGAGCTGGGTGGTTAAAGTCGTTCCTCAGCCTCCTGAGCCTCCATCCAAAAAAGTCgatgagaagaaggaggaaCCAGTCACAGTCCCGCCCCCTGTCCAGGACCCTCCCCAGGTCGCAGCTCCACCTCCTGTTGCCCCCCCACGACCTGTACAA GAGAAGAAAGTGACGTTTCAGGATGAGTGTAAAAACGAAG cttcaAAAGATCTGAAAGATCCAGAAGCTGACAAAtccaaacaggaagcagagacgGCCGAGGGCAACGG CTCTCAGCCCGGCATGTTGACGTGGATCAGCGGAGCTCTGCCTCAACCTGCAGCCTCACCGAAAGTGAGCCGGGACAGCACCCCCGCGACCTCTGCCACG gaggaaaacacaacagcCAG GAAAGGGATGTTGGCCTGGTTCGCTCAGGGTTTGGAGAAAGTTGTTCCTCAGCCTGATTTCAAGAACAAAGAGTTGGCAGCAGCCGCTGAG GTGCAGCAGGCAGCAGCTGCTCCAG AGCTTCAGGTTAATGTGCAACGAGACGGAGACGCCACAACTGATAACAAGCCTTTCCcacccag GATGATGGACTGGATAAAACACGGTATAGAGAAGATGGTTCCTCAGCCAGAGATCGATGTTCACCCAAAGACGGAAAGCAACGACAAGACTGAAGCTCCGGCTTCCACTGAAG TGTCTCCTACAGCTAAAGCTCCACCTCCAGAACCACCACCTCCCCCGAAACCAGCAGCTGACACTGAGAG GACGTCCAgagaagcagagcagcagcctGA GTCGTCCAgagaagcagagcagcagcctAA TATGATGGGCAGGATCTTCAATGGCATCGGTCGCATGTTTCCTCAACCTGTACAGAAGCAG GACACAAGCTGTGAAGTGCAGAACA TTAGCATCGTGCAGCAGAGGACAGACCTGGTGCTGGAGGACGTAGAACAAGACGAGGACGCAGAGACaaagaacaaagagaagaagaag AAACCCAACAGAAATGATTCCATGTGGCTGCAGAAAGAGGATCCAGAGAAGCAGGTGGATCAACAAACTTCCAGCATCaagaaggaggaaggagaagcagTTCTCGCTCAGATGGATGAACG AGTGCAGCAGGAGCGTCTGGAGGCGGCCAGTGTCGCAGAGGACATGGCCAGGAAGGCAGCGGAGGAGGCAGTCCGCCAGCTGGAGGTGGAGCATTCAGCTAAGATCGTGATAGAAACACTGCCAGAGTCCATCGAGCA ACTGCCCAACATcctggaggaggaaaatgaggaAGACCCTGA GTTGCAGAACCTGCAGGAGGACAGTGACGACAGCATAAACAATAGGAGTCCGGTGGAAATTAAAGTAAAGGAGGAATTTATCAGAGGCActgctgaggaagaaaaaaaaccttatgA GTGCATGCTCGTCTGTCCAGCTCAAGATGATACAGAGGCTACGACAGATGTGGAACCAGCGTCGGAGAGGAGAGACCTGGAGAGTCCCGTCTCACAGCCAGTCACCCAGCAGCCACAAGCTCCACAG ggcagtgaagcagcagcagcagcagcagatgaaggtGGATGTGGAG CCCTGACGCTGAAGGTGGAGGATGTGGATCAGGATGTGAGCCTGGGAAAAGGCCTGAACTTCCCTTATATTATCACAACCCCAGAACCAGAGTCCGCTGCCCTGAGTGTCCCTGACGTGCCGCTGTCCAAACTCAG TTATGCAGATGAGAATGACGATGAACTGACGAGGACTCATCTCAGGACTTGGCCCAATCAGGGAGACCTACTGACTGCAGATGACGA GATGCGTCCTCTGTCAGCTGCCAGCGTCGGCAGTGTCGTGGTCCAGGATCGTCTGAGCGAGCTCGTCAAGCTGTTCAGAGGTCGAACTGAGCGTCAGAGAGACCGGCTGGTGGACCCGGACGAGTCGGAGGGAGAAAGTCCAACAGCCT CCCCGAGCAAagctccacctccccctcctccagcagaggagaagaaggaagaagctgcagcagaaaaagatgaagaagaagaagaggaagaagcggAGTTCCAGTTTGAACTTCTGGGACTCCCAGTAAAAATTCCCAAACTGCTCAAACTTCCCCCGATGCCCGACTGGCTCCGAGCCATCCTGGAGTATCGCTTCCCCTCCAGCATTGACCCGTTCACCG ACCTGATCTATGTGATCTGGCTGTTCTTCGTGGTGGCAGCGTGGAACTGGAACGTGTGGCTGATCCCGGTCCGCTGGGCGTTCCCCTACCAAACCCCCGAGAACATCCACCTGTGGCTGCTGGCCGACTACACCTGCGACTTCATCTACATCACAGACATGCTGGTGTTCCAGCCCAGACTGCAGTTCGTCCGCGGAGGAGACATCGTG TGTGATAAAAAGGACATGAGAGAAAACTACATGACGACCGAAAGATTTAAG ATGGACGTCATCAGTCTGTTTCCCATGGAGATATTTTACTATTTCACAGGCGTTAACTCTCTGCTGAGGTTCCCTCGTCTGATGAAG TACATGGTTTTCTCTGAGTTCAACGACAGAATGGAAGCTGTGATGAAGAAAGCCTACATCTACAG ggtgatCCGAACCTCCATGTACCTGTTGTACTCTCTGCACATAAACGCCTGTCTCTTCTACTGGGGTTCGGACTACGAGGGATTAGGATCCACTAAATGGGTTTATAATGGAAAAGGAAATGC GTACATCCGTTGTTACTACTTTGCCGTGAAGACGCTGATCACCATCGGAGGTCTGCCCGACCCCACCACCGTGTTTGAGATCTGCTTCCAACTCATTAACTACTTTGTGGGCGTCTTTGCTTTTTCTATCATGATCGGTCAG ATGAGAGATGTCGTGGGAGCAGCCACCGCCGGTGAGAACTATTACCGGGCCTGTATGGACAGCACCGTTAAGTACATGAACTCGTACAACATCCCCCGAGAGGTTCAGAACCGCATCAAGACCTGGTACGACTACACCTGGAAGATCCAGGGTATGCTGG ACGAACAGGAGCTGCTGATTCAACTTCCTACAAAGATGAGAATGGACATCGCTGTGGACGTCAACTACGCCATCGTCAGTAAAGTCGCCCTGTTTCAG GGCTGTGACAGACAGATGGTGTTCGACATGTTGACGAGGCTCAAGTCCGTCGTTTACCTGCCCGGAGACTTTGTCTGTAAAAAG ggggAGATTGGCAGGGAGATGTACATCATTAAACAGGGGGAGGTCCAGGTGGTGGGCGGCCCTGACCTACAGACTGTGTTTGTCACCATCAGAGCCGGCTCGGTGTTCGGAGAAATCAG tttgTTGGCGGGAGGTGGAGGGAACAGACGTACTGCCAACGTAAAAGCCCACGGATTCGCGAACCTCTTCATCCTGGACAAGAAGGACCTTGCAGAGATCCTCGTTCACTACCCAGAGTCCCAGAAGCTGCTCCGCAAGAAGGCGAA gaagATGTTAACGAAGGACAAGAAGCCGGATGAGAAGGAGGGAGGTAAAGAGGCGGTGGAGGTCATCCCACCACGACCAGACACCCCCGAGATGTTCAAGGCGGCGCTGAAGGTGGCGGAGCAGGCGGGGATAGAGGGAACCTTCGTCAAACTGAAGAAGGCCTACAAAGCCTCTGAGAGCACAGCAGAG GGtgcctcctccatctctcccctccCGCCTCCCTCGCCGATTCACCGGCGCTCTCCTGTTCCTCACTTCCTGGTTAAGGACGAGGACGACACGGTGGCGGAGACAGCTGACAGCTCTGTCGTCATCCGGATGACGCCGCGACAGGAAGGCGAGGAGGTGCTGTCCGTGGAGGTGCTGCCcaaggagggaggaaaggagtgA